A section of the Triticum dicoccoides isolate Atlit2015 ecotype Zavitan chromosome 7A, WEW_v2.0, whole genome shotgun sequence genome encodes:
- the LOC119328442 gene encoding probable WRKY transcription factor 27 → MDSDAGCYYLGGGGGNDWDLNAVVRFACRGRVLPPPPSDDPFSSFLPPPPPVVEDHGMPDAAASLPDPPVDGNGGSAAVDELSIAFFAPSAALPASPQPPPPPQQQPAPPAVEEMVPMQQDVAVPPPMLLTAGAQGPVGEGSRSKRKKKVVKKVVKRVAADGTSADPWAWRKYGQKPIKGSPYPRGYYRCSTDKACEARKMVERCRDDPNSFILTYTGGEHCHPAPAHRNSLAGTTRNRQQAPEPAAGQSAPAARAEESAAAAAAEPSPGQSTSGGMSPTTPLRTPSMEEYNQDSEFDEAAGGASQPPKDVEKDREDELVKILEACVHGGDPSILVEETFVVTPWVTAPGGAAGWS, encoded by the exons ATGGACAGCGACGCCGGGTGCTACTACctcggcggcgggggcggcaacgACTGGGACCTCAACGCCGTCGTGCGCTTCGCCTGCCGCGGCCGcgtcctcccgccgccgccctcggacgaccccttctcctccttcctccccccgccgccgcccgtcgtcgaggACCACGGGATGCCTGACGCCGCGGCGTCGCTCCCTGATCCGCCCGTCGACGGGAACGGGGGCTCTGCTGCCGTCGACGAGCTCTCCATTGCCTTCTTCGCGCCGTCGGCCGCGCTGCCGGCCTCgcctcagccgccgccgccgccgcagcagcagcCAGCGCCGCCGGCAGTCGAAGAAATGGTGCCGATGCAGCAAGACGTGGCGGTGCCGCCTCCGATGCTGCTGACCGCGGGCGCGCAAGGCCCCGTCGGCGAAGGGTCGAGATCCAAGAGAAA GAAGAaggtggtgaagaaggtggtgaagcGGGTGGCGGCGGACGGCACGTCGGCGGACCCGTGGGCGTGGCGCAAGTACGGGCAGAAGCCCATCAAGGGGTCGCCGTACCCGCGCGGGTACTACCGGTGCAGCACCGACAAGGCGTGCGAGGCGCGGAAGATGGTGGAGCGCTGCCGCGACGACCCCAACTCCTTCATCCTCACCTACACCGGCGGCGAGCACTGCCACCCCGCCCCCGCCCACCGCAACTCCCTGGCCGGCACCACGCGCAACAGGCAGCAGGCGCCGGAGCCTGCTGCCGGACAGAGCGCTCCCGCCGCCAGAGCCgaggagtcggcggcggcggcggcggcggagccgaGCCCAGGGCAGTCGACGTCGGGCGGGATGTCCCCGACGACGCCCCTGCGCACGCCCTCCATGGAGGAGTACAACCAAGACTCAGAATTCGACGAGGCCGCCGGCGGCGCAAGTCAGCCGCCCAAGGACGTCGAGAAGGACCGCGAGGACGAGCTGGTGAAGATATTGGAGGCGTGCGTGCACGGCGGCGACCCCAGCATCCTCGTCGAGGAGACGTTCGTGGTCACGCCGTGGGTCACGGCCCCCGGCGGCGCGGCCGGGTGGAGTTGA